The DNA window CACGGGTTTTGAGGAGCTGGATCGAACGGACAAAGAGATCCTGGGGAAAATTCCCAAGTCCCAGGAGGTCTGTAAAGTTTTGAGTACAATAGGTGCATTCAATCGCTGTACTATAGTGGCTCTCTGGCGACGGTTAATGAACCGTTGTACGGGAGTCGCAAGTGCAGGAGATTTCGTGGCGATGACCCGTCCACTGCCGCTGCACCCTGAGGGTCGTCAAAACGAATTCATCCATTTTCCAGCTGGCGGTCGTCAACGCCAGGACTGAGTTCGGAATTCCGCAGAGGAGAGAACTCCATGACGTGCTCGTTGTCTGGCCGCTTTTGTAACGGCCTGGTCTGGTTTGCCGCGATCACGCTGACCGGTCTGGTCGCAGGGGATTCGCTGCGGGCGCAAGAGCAGGCGGCCTTGCCACCGGCCAATTCCTACAACCTGGAACAGGTCGCCGAGATCAACGCTCGCATCCGCGCAACCTGGGGCGAATACCAGCTGCAGCCTTCCGCTCCGGCGACCGATGGCGAATGGTGCCGTCGCGTGTATCTGGACGTGCTGGGCCGTATCCCGTCGTACGTTGAGCTGAAAGCGTTTATCGCGGACACCAACCCCAATAAAAAAGAACGCCTCGTCGACTCGTTGTTGCACGACGAACAATTTACCGAAGAGTACGCCCGCAACTGGACCACCCTGTGGACCAACATTCTCATCGGCCGTAACGGCGGCAACGAACGCCGTTCGCTGACCGACCGGGCCGGCATGCAGAAATACCTTCGTGATTCGTTCGCCCGCAACAAACCGTACGACCGCATGGTGTACGAACTGGTCACCGCCAAAGGCTCCAACAAACCGGGCCACGAAAATTTCAACGGCGCCGTGAACTTCCTCACCATGAAACTCGAGGAAAACGCCACCCAGGCGACGGCCGACACCACCAAAATCTTCCTGGGTCTGCAGGTGCAATGCACGCAGTGCCATAACCACCCGTTCAACGAGTGGAAACAGAAGAAATTTTGGGAAATCAACGCCTTTTTCCGTCAGACCCGTCCGCTTCGCCGCTACCTCGAAGGCACGCGTGAGCTGGATTATGTCGAACTGACCAATGAAGATTACCCAGGCGAAAGCGGCAATCCGGCCGATGCGGAAATCTTCTACGAACTGCGTAACGGCTTCCTCGAAGTGGCCTATCCGGTTTTCCTGGACGGCAGCGAGCTGAACCACAGCGGCTTTGTCGAAGATGTCGATCGTCGTACGGAACTCGGCAAGCTGATGATGTCGTCGGAATTCCTCGACAAGATGATCGCTAATCGTATGTGGTCCCACTTCCTGGGCTACGGCTTTACCAAGCCGATCGACGATCTGGGGCCGCACAATCCGCCCTCGCACCCGGACCTGCTCAACTATCTGGGTCAGGAAGTCCGCAAGGCCGACTTCGACCTGAAAGAGCTGATCAAATGGATCACCCTCAGCGAAGCCTATTCGCTGTCGAGCGTGTTGAATGAAAGCAACACCATGGACGATCCCATGCTGGGCGAAACGCCCAAGTTCAGCCACTTTTACATGCGACAAATGCGTGCTGAAGAGCTGTACGAATCGCTGCTCATCGCCACCCAGGCCCACAAAACCCGGGGCGCGTACGAAGAGCAGGAATCGCAAAAGAATGAGTGGCTGAAGCAGTTCGTGGTTGCCTTTGGCACCGACGAAGGGGACGAATCGACCACCTTCAACGGCACCATCCCGCAAGCCCTGATGATGTTCAACGGCGACCTCATCAAAAAGGCGACCAACATGGAAGACGGCAGCTTCCTGCAGCAAGTTGCCGATAACGACCGGGCCAGCGCGGCCCAGAAGATCGACTACCTGTTCATGGCGGCGCTGGCTCGACAGCCCTCCAAAGCAGAAGTTGGTATGGCCAACCGCCTGCTCCGCTCCCGCATGGACCAGGCCCGTGCGACGCAAGACCGGGCCGCCTATGAAAAAGCTCCCGTCGCCTCCTTGCAGGATATGTGGTGGGTGCTGCTTAACAGCAATGAGTTTATTCTGATCCACTAAACCTGATCCACTACGTCGGATCACGTTCCACCAGGCTTCGGGCGGCCCATCGCCTTCCGCAGCACAGCAGATCCCAGGAAAAGTCGCCTGCGGTTTGTAAAAATTGACCGATATCGCCTGCCGCAACCGGTGGGGCGGATTCCACAAATAACCCAACACTAATTCGGAGACATCCATGTTCGTTCCTACTCCCGCCGGGATGAATCGCCGGCACTTTATGCGGCATATGGCGGGCGCTTCCGCGATGACGATCCCCGCCCTCTCCATGGGCCAGGCGATCGCCGCGAATGCAGCCGACCTGAAAAAACGCCGCAAGTCGGCCATCCTGTTGTGGATGGGCGGCGGTCCTTCGACCATGGATATCTGGGATCTCAAGCCGGGCGCCGTCACCGGCGGTCCGTTCCGCCCCATCAGCACCACGGGCGACATGCAAATCTGCGAACACATGCCGCAAATGGCAAAGCAGATGCATAACATGTCGATCATCCGCTCGATGAGCACCCGCGAAGCCGACCACAATCGCGGGCGTTACTACATGCACACCGGCTATGTGCCGAACCCCAACGTGGAACATCCCAGCTACGGCTCGGTCATCTCCCATCAAACGATGGACCAGCGTCCTGAACTGGAAATTCCCCCGTTCGTCTCCGTCGGCGGCGGCGCCGAAGGCCCCGGCTTCCTGGGTATGGCCTGGGCTCCGTTTGCGGTCGATAGCAACGGCAACGTCCGCAACCTCAAAATGGATATGGACGATCGTCGCCTGCAGGAACGGATGGCGGCCCTCGACCTGGTCGAAAAAGGCTTCATCAGCCAGAACCGCGGCCAGGCCGCCGTCGACCACCAGAAGATCCTGGGCAAAACCTACAAGCTGATGACCAGCTCGCAGATGGAAGCCTTCAAAGTCGCCAGCGAACCGCAGGAAGTGCAGGATCGTTACGGCACGACCGGCTTCGGCAAAGGCTGCCTGATGGCCCGTCGTCTGGTCGAATCGGGCGTTCCGTTCGTCGAGGTGAACCTGGGCGGCTGGGACATGCACACCGGCATCCACGCCACGCTGGCGGACACCAAACTGCCGGAGCTGGACAAGGCGATGAGCGCCCTGGTCGAAGACCTGGAACAGCGTGAACTGCTGCAGGACACGGCCATCATCTGGATGGGCGAGTTCAGCCGTACGCCCCGCATCAACGGCAACGCTGGCCGCGATCACTGGGCCCGCGCCTGGAGCGTGGTTGTCGGCGGCGGCGGCCTGAAAGGCGGCATCGCCGTGGGCGAAACCAGCGCCGACGGCACGGCCGTTGAGACGGAACCGTACAGCAGCCAGGACGTCATGGCCAGCGTCTGCAAAGGCCTGGGCATCGACCTGGAAACCGTCTTCACCAGCCGCTCCGGCCGCCCGATGAAGATCGCCAACAGCGGCAAAGTCATCACCGAACTGTTCAGCTAACTGTCGGTTCGATCAGCCAGTCAGGAAGCACGCTCCACCGGAGCGTGCTTCCCCAAAACTCAGCCCCGGTCTTTCGCAAGACCGGGGTTTTTTCGTTGGTGGGCAAGCAGAGAAGCAGCCGCGCCGTGGGCAGGCCAGGCGACGGGAAGCGCCGCGCTATTCAAACCTCGCGATTCAAGCAACGCCCAGATTTCTCACGCGAGGGGCTACTCGCGGGCAGCGTCAGGATCGACGTCGTCGAGTTCCTCGGGCGCGACAATCCAGCCGCGACAAACGGCCGTGCCGCACAGGCATCGAATCGCGTAATGGGCCGGCCAGCCATAGTCGATCGTCAGTTCTTCGCCGGGCTCGATCGTCCGTAACGCGGCCACATGCAGGCGGTCGGCCGGCGTGGGATCGCCTTCATCTTCGTAAATAAACAGCTCGCAGTTGGGATCGCAACTGTGGTTCATAAAACGAAACGGCGCGCCGGGCTCCAGGGTGAAGTCGCCGCCCAGATCCATCCCGTAGGGCGAAGCATAGTCGGGATCCTCGACGATCTCTCCCAGCACTTCGCCGATCACCTTGCCTTTGCGAAACTG is part of the Lignipirellula cremea genome and encodes:
- a CDS encoding DUF1549 domain-containing protein, which encodes MTCSLSGRFCNGLVWFAAITLTGLVAGDSLRAQEQAALPPANSYNLEQVAEINARIRATWGEYQLQPSAPATDGEWCRRVYLDVLGRIPSYVELKAFIADTNPNKKERLVDSLLHDEQFTEEYARNWTTLWTNILIGRNGGNERRSLTDRAGMQKYLRDSFARNKPYDRMVYELVTAKGSNKPGHENFNGAVNFLTMKLEENATQATADTTKIFLGLQVQCTQCHNHPFNEWKQKKFWEINAFFRQTRPLRRYLEGTRELDYVELTNEDYPGESGNPADAEIFYELRNGFLEVAYPVFLDGSELNHSGFVEDVDRRTELGKLMMSSEFLDKMIANRMWSHFLGYGFTKPIDDLGPHNPPSHPDLLNYLGQEVRKADFDLKELIKWITLSEAYSLSSVLNESNTMDDPMLGETPKFSHFYMRQMRAEELYESLLIATQAHKTRGAYEEQESQKNEWLKQFVVAFGTDEGDESTTFNGTIPQALMMFNGDLIKKATNMEDGSFLQQVADNDRASAAQKIDYLFMAALARQPSKAEVGMANRLLRSRMDQARATQDRAAYEKAPVASLQDMWWVLLNSNEFILIH
- a CDS encoding DUF1501 domain-containing protein, with protein sequence MFVPTPAGMNRRHFMRHMAGASAMTIPALSMGQAIAANAADLKKRRKSAILLWMGGGPSTMDIWDLKPGAVTGGPFRPISTTGDMQICEHMPQMAKQMHNMSIIRSMSTREADHNRGRYYMHTGYVPNPNVEHPSYGSVISHQTMDQRPELEIPPFVSVGGGAEGPGFLGMAWAPFAVDSNGNVRNLKMDMDDRRLQERMAALDLVEKGFISQNRGQAAVDHQKILGKTYKLMTSSQMEAFKVASEPQEVQDRYGTTGFGKGCLMARRLVESGVPFVEVNLGGWDMHTGIHATLADTKLPELDKAMSALVEDLEQRELLQDTAIIWMGEFSRTPRINGNAGRDHWARAWSVVVGGGGLKGGIAVGETSADGTAVETEPYSSQDVMASVCKGLGIDLETVFTSRSGRPMKIANSGKVITELFS
- a CDS encoding SET domain-containing protein, with amino-acid sequence MKKPHVSIAYTKLGRALFALKQFRKGKVIGEVLGEIVEDPDYASPYGMDLGGDFTLEPGAPFRFMNHSCDPNCELFIYEDEGDPTPADRLHVAALRTIEPGEELTIDYGWPAHYAIRCLCGTAVCRGWIVAPEELDDVDPDAARE